A single window of Sphaerodactylus townsendi isolate TG3544 linkage group LG03, MPM_Stown_v2.3, whole genome shotgun sequence DNA harbors:
- the LOC125429424 gene encoding monoacylglycerol lipase ABHD6-like has translation MDLDVLNMFVIAGGTLAIPILAFVASFLLWPSALIKIYYWYWRRALGMQIRYASYDDYQFCYSYRGRPGHRPSILLLHGFSAHKDMWLSLVKFLPKHLHLICVDMPGHEGTTRSSLDDFSIYGQVKRIHQFVECINLNRKPFHLVGTSMGGNVAGVYAAQYPADICSLTLVCPAGLPPAKDSKFVKQLQELIESEDLDRIPLIPSTPEEMAEMLKLCSYVRFKVPQQILQGLVDVRIPHNDFYRKLFLEVADEKSRTCLYENMSKIKAPTQIIWGKQDQVLDVSGADILAKSIPDCQVHILENCGHTVVVERPRKTAKLLQEFLATVQNAENNKKLA, from the exons ATGGACCTTGATGTGCTAAACATGTTTGTAATAGCCGGAGGCACTCTGGCCATCCCTATTCTGGCATTTGTCGCATCCTTCCTCCTGTGGCCTTCAGCACTGATCAAAATATATTACTG GTATTGGCGCCGTGCACTGGGCATGCAAATTAGATATGCCAGTTATGATGACTACCAGTTTTGCTATTCCTATCGAGGGAGACCTGGGCACAGACCCTCCATACTGTTGTTACATGGATTCTCTGCACACAAAGATATGTGGCTCTCTCTAGTGAAG TTCCTTCCAAAGCATCTGCACTTGATCTGTGTTGATATGCCTGGCCATGAGGGCACGACCCGATCATCTCTAGATGACTTCTCAATTTATGGTCAAGTGAAAAGAATACACCAG TTTGTTGAATGTATCAATCTGAACAGAAAACCCTTTCATCTGGTAGGCACTTCAATGGGTGGAAATGTCGCAGGCGTTTATGCTGCTCAATATCCAGCAGACATCTGCAGTTTGACTCTTGTGTGTCCTGCAG GATTACCTCCTGCCAAAGATAGCAAATTTGTTAAGCAACTTCAGGAGCTGATAGAATCTGAGGATTTGGACAGGATTCCATTAATTCCATCTACCCCTGAGGAAATGGCAGAGATGTTGAAACTCTGCTCTTATGTTCGCTTTAAAGTCCCCCAGCAG ATACTGCAGGGCCTCGTTGATGTGCGCATACCGCATAATGATTTTTACCGAAAAT TATTTTTAGAGGTAGCAGATGAAAAGTCAAGAACCTGTCTTTATGAAAACATGAGCAAGATCAAAGCCCCGACACAGATCATCTGGGGAAAGCAAGATCAG GTGCTGGACGTCTCGGGAGCAGATATTTTGGCAAAATCAATTCCTGACTGTCAAGTACACATTTTGGAAAACTGCGGACACACTGTAGTTGTGGAACGGCCTAGGAAGACAGCAAAGCTCCTCCAGGAGTTCTTAGCAACTGTCCAGAATGCAGAAAACAACAAGAAACTGGCTTGA